In Leptospirillum ferriphilum, a genomic segment contains:
- a CDS encoding type II secretion system F family protein, whose protein sequence is MEASFQYMIDIGGNKKEGNVLATSTYDAVLFLRSRFPDGRILSLRKEWLKSLKIMLTKSGTMKESDGADLARKYSLFFNAGLDPLDTTRILKKGMRKSGKIARLTTIEKSLEQASPFWRSLQDAGFPKDMIPLIRTGEANASMPQILMSVSGLLEQRSKVMSDIRKNLLSPIFSITMVMLSLYTLVFWIIPGFSETFQDLPGIHIPRWEQALYGADAWVVKHDFFVFSLFALLVSTSGLLMTIDSVRKTVVRFIRRFFPPLDDLLRLKIGYRFVVGYRINESAGLSPVEAISSMTIGSSGEESVIYRHIERSIRERQTTLSEAIRRSGAFPDNLPEWLDPAERNARLGEEMGRIEMVYHEMIREKIEFFKGSIKPVTTILVGGLVLFGFAAMWIPLFGMIENLMTGGVAIQH, encoded by the coding sequence ATGGAAGCATCGTTTCAGTACATGATCGATATCGGCGGCAATAAAAAAGAGGGAAACGTACTGGCAACATCGACGTACGATGCCGTCCTGTTTCTGCGCTCCCGCTTCCCGGACGGAAGAATTCTCTCCCTGCGGAAAGAGTGGCTGAAATCGCTGAAAATCATGCTGACGAAAAGCGGAACGATGAAGGAGTCAGACGGAGCTGACCTGGCCAGGAAATATTCACTCTTTTTCAATGCCGGACTGGATCCTCTGGATACAACAAGGATTCTCAAGAAGGGGATGCGAAAGTCAGGGAAAATAGCCAGGCTGACGACGATCGAAAAATCTCTCGAACAGGCGTCTCCTTTTTGGCGGTCGCTCCAGGACGCCGGTTTTCCGAAGGACATGATCCCGTTGATTAGAACAGGTGAAGCGAACGCATCCATGCCTCAAATCCTGATGTCTGTTTCCGGGTTGCTGGAACAGAGATCGAAGGTCATGTCCGACATCCGTAAGAATCTTCTTTCTCCCATATTCTCGATCACAATGGTGATGCTTTCCTTGTACACCCTCGTTTTCTGGATTATCCCGGGATTTTCGGAAACGTTCCAGGACCTTCCGGGGATTCATATTCCACGCTGGGAGCAAGCTTTGTATGGAGCGGACGCATGGGTCGTAAAACACGATTTTTTTGTTTTCTCGTTATTCGCGCTTCTGGTATCGACGAGCGGACTGCTGATGACGATCGATTCGGTCCGGAAAACCGTTGTTCGCTTTATTCGAAGATTTTTCCCTCCCCTGGATGACTTGCTCCGTCTGAAAATCGGTTACCGCTTCGTGGTGGGTTACAGGATTAACGAATCGGCAGGACTCTCTCCGGTGGAGGCAATAAGCTCCATGACGATCGGATCTTCCGGGGAAGAGTCCGTCATCTATCGCCATATCGAACGGTCGATACGGGAGAGACAGACAACGCTCTCCGAGGCGATCCGGCGTTCGGGGGCTTTTCCGGACAATCTTCCGGAATGGCTGGACCCGGCGGAAAGAAACGCCAGACTTGGTGAAGAAATGGGGCGTATAGAGATGGTGTACCACGAAATGATTCGGGAAAAAATCGAGTTTTTCAAGGGATCGATCAAGCCCGTCACGACCATCCTCGTGGGAGGACTGGTGCTTTTCGGGTTCGCGGCGATGTGGATTCCGCTTTTTGGAATGATCGAGAACCTGATGACAGGTGGAGTGGCGATACAGCATTAG
- a CDS encoding type IV pilus twitching motility protein PilT, whose amino-acid sequence MVHKIAWDSEEGTLWGWIRPLFSIEKLSDVHLKGAEVWIRVNGEMRRTEYLAPETFQREIEGKFGRDGVVDIEGVPIRFHTAKDVRYGAMSIRMLPPKVPTIEGLCLPEVICEIASMRQGLVTIGGKTNSGKTTTLGAIVNKINETRSVNIVTIEDPVEILHKPIRSCFTQKNVLEDQSVKLERNQLSEIYAEAIREVLREDADVVVVGETRDNLAMEAVLSGTERGGMVFTTLHTDSVPKTFHRIINAFEPSERYQIKAQMAMLLKAVVVQALVPSVDGKGRAMLMEYAVIDDGLRNLIRDSDDQIHKIRAYVQAKEMQGDQGFRTFQTSARLLMEEGRISPEIANGYFSRNNMEQKTGR is encoded by the coding sequence ATGGTTCACAAGATCGCTTGGGATTCGGAGGAAGGAACGCTTTGGGGATGGATTCGTCCGCTTTTTTCGATTGAAAAGCTGTCGGATGTTCATCTGAAGGGAGCCGAAGTATGGATTCGGGTCAACGGAGAGATGCGGAGAACGGAATACCTGGCACCGGAGACATTTCAGAGGGAGATCGAGGGGAAATTCGGAAGAGACGGGGTCGTCGACATCGAAGGTGTTCCCATCCGGTTCCATACGGCAAAAGACGTGCGTTACGGAGCCATGTCGATCCGTATGCTACCACCGAAGGTTCCGACAATAGAAGGTCTTTGTCTCCCCGAAGTCATCTGTGAGATTGCAAGTATGCGGCAAGGACTGGTGACGATCGGCGGGAAGACAAACTCCGGAAAAACGACGACGCTTGGCGCGATCGTAAACAAGATCAACGAAACAAGATCCGTGAACATTGTCACTATAGAAGACCCGGTGGAAATTCTCCATAAACCCATACGAAGTTGTTTTACACAAAAAAACGTTCTGGAAGACCAGAGTGTAAAGCTTGAGAGAAACCAGTTAAGCGAAATTTACGCGGAAGCAATCCGGGAGGTCCTGCGGGAAGATGCGGATGTGGTCGTCGTGGGGGAGACCCGGGACAATCTGGCGATGGAAGCCGTTCTTTCTGGAACGGAAAGGGGAGGGATGGTGTTCACCACCCTCCATACCGATTCGGTTCCAAAAACGTTTCACCGGATCATTAATGCCTTCGAGCCATCGGAAAGGTATCAGATCAAGGCGCAAATGGCGATGCTGTTGAAAGCGGTTGTTGTCCAGGCCCTTGTTCCGTCGGTAGACGGAAAGGGGAGGGCGATGCTCATGGAGTATGCCGTGATCGATGACGGACTGAGAAATCTGATCCGGGATTCGGACGATCAAATCCACAAGATCCGGGCATATGTTCAGGCGAAAGAAATGCAGGGGGATCAGGGTTTTCGGACTTTTCAGACAAGTGCCCGCCTCCTGATGGAGGAAGGAAGGATATCTCCCGAAATCGCCAACGGATATTTTTCGAGAAACAACATGGAGCAAAAAACAGGACGGTAA